ACTAATAaggtgctttcaaaacaaatttaacatagAGCTGTGTACGCGCCCATCACATCACGCACCCAACTAATGGCTATTGCTTGAAATGTCGTTTTGGTAACAGTAACGATCTTATTAAGACTTCCTTTGAACTCCTCCTTGTGCATGGACTCGATTTTGAATATGTTAATGATTTCTTTTATCAGTGTTACATTATATACTGACATTGTCTCTGTGTGTTTTTCCAGACTCATGACGGGATGAACATTGGCCGACTAGCCAATGGGAACAGCGACCATCAGAATGCAACCAATGAGAATGCGATGTACCACACGCCGCCGATAGTCGGCCTGTCTCCTCGTCTCTCGGGCCACAACCTCACGTACAGACTGCGAGCCGACCTCAACGACAGCAAGGGACTCGTCCCCCCTGAGGCCGACATCGTCACCGAGTACAGCTTGGAAGAGCGGGAGTTCTACCAGTCGTACGACCCGAACGTTGGCCTGCACACCGCCGCCGTGCTGGGAGGCATCCTCGTGCTGCTTATCCTCTTCCTGCTGTACAAGACCAAGTGCAAGAAAGCCGTGAAAGCATTGGTGAAGCACATCCGAAAGAAGCACCGCCAGAGGAAGCTGTTGTTGGAGCAGGAGGCGAGCATGGGTAAATCGGTCCCGAGCGTCGTCGAGCCGATGTGCAACAGCACGGACGCGTGTTCGGTCGGATGtggtgagtgtgagtgtgagagtgtggCGTGCGACGAACAGCCTATCGTCTGCCAGACAAACGACTGTTGCCCTGGCAACTCACATTCTTGTGTGCCCGCGACAGACGCGGTGATGATGGATACGTCACCGCGCGGATCAAACATGGAGGTGACGTCGACGGAGATTCCGACGTTCAACATCTCTGGACCATCTCCTTCATCCTCCCCGGTGGAGGACAGCTCTTTTCAGACGCTTCCCGTGTTAGAGACGGACATCGCCACGGCGACGGCTCTGTGGGTTCAGGACATGCCGCTGTCGTCGCAGAGTGTCAACGACGTGTCTGGAGTCATCTTACAGGTGCAGTCGAACATGACGAAGATGCACACGACCGGGTCGTGTCCGCTACAGACAATGCTGTCGCAGCCGAGCCTCACCCCCATTCCACTAGCTCAAACATGGAACAAAAGCTTGCCAATCTTGTCAAAAAGTATTACTATGTCTTGTGAACACATGCAGCTGGAGACGGGATGTGATATTCAGTCGAAGGAACAAGCGCGTAGTAGGAATCCGCATAACTTGACAATAGCAATTCCCGATGCAACAGATCTCTCGTCAACAGCCAAACTTCGTGTCCATTCCCCAGTGCCTTTTCCCGTCACACCCACAGTAACTATTCAGAATTTTACCTCAAAGGGAAACTCGCAACATTCTTCCCTCCAAAGAGACAGCAATGATTCCCTGACCTCCAACTCCTCCGAGGATCTGCTTCTAGTTCCGTCGAGTAGCACGCTGAGTTGGAAATGCAAAAACCCACGACCTGCGGGATGGACTGGTGTTTCTGACTCGTGTGAATTGTTTAGTGACCGTTCCAAGACCAGTGTAAAATCACGTAGTGACCGTTCCAAGACCAGTCTAAAATCAAGTCCTCTTAACACGGAAACAAAGTTTTAGTAGACTGTTTAGTTCTTTCAATGTTTGTCGCAATATTGTGTCTTGTGGATGCGTGAAAAACCATTATCTACTGCAAATCCCATTGTGATTGATGTTACATGTGATATTTTTGCCATTAAATCGTTACATATgactgattatatatatatatatataatggaatACATTTATGTCTAGCATGCTAGTATGTTATGgatatgattttgtcatttgtttaatatacttgatgtgtgtatgtgaatgaGTGAGTAAGTGAGTGAACGAGTGCACGAGTGAGTGAACGAGTGAACAAGTGAGTGATCGGATTGTCCTCTTTGGCTCAGCTGACAGAGCGCAGGATTTAAATTCAGGaagtctttgaaaataaaaCGGATCCAATAAGACCAATACTGCTGGTCAAATATCCAGGTCCTAGCTTTACTTGACGCTTCAAATCCAGTCAGACGAATAAAAAGGAAATTGAAATGAATGCTTCTTTAAGGACACGTAAAGGATATTGTAAAACTATAGTGCCTTGTGTCTAGTATATGATTGCTGTAACACTTCGTTTAGTTGGTGAAGCAGGTTATTCCTACCGAATAATGTGACTGCACTTCCCTGACACACAGGACAACACGTATCACGGCTTTTGGtgatataacacacacacacacacacacacacacacacacacacacacagacacacaaacacaaacatacacacacacatacgcacacatacacatacacacacatacacacacatacatacatacacacacatacacataaatttaaaacaagactgaccgaaaaacagttatattttgtatatcacaacggtcaatttaaaatcaatttcgaatccctggggcaaaattagaaaatatttttgttttagtttttaacaaattcctgagccagtgcgttcattcattcttaaatacacacatacatacacatacacacacacacacacacacacacacacacacacaaacacacgcataaacacacatacgcatacacacacacgcacacatacacacacaaacacatagacacacacatacacacacatacacacacacatacacacacacgcaaacacacatacacacacatacatacacatacacacatacacatacacgcacacaaacacatacacatacatacacatatatacacacacataaacacacacacacatacacatacacatatacacatacacacatacacatacacacacacatacacacacacacacacacatacatacacacacacacacatacacacatacacatacatatacacacacatacatacacacacatacacacacacacacatacacacatacatacacatacacatacacacacatacatacacatacacacacatatacatacacacacatacacatatacacatacacatacacacacatacatacacacacacacaaacacacacatacacacatacacacacagacacacacacacacagacccacacacatacccacacacagacccacacacacacatacacagacatacatacacatacacacacataaacacatacatacacatacatacatacatacacacacatacacacatatacacacaaacatacacatacatacatacacataaacacacacacacatacacatatacacatacacacatacacatacacacacacaaacacacacacatacacatacacacatacatacacacacacacatacacatgcacacatacccatacacacatacacatacacacacatacatacacacacatacacacacacacacatacacacacatacatacacatacacatacacacacatacatacacatacacacacatacacatacacacacatacacatacacacatacacatacaaacacatacatacacacacacacacacacacatatacacacatacacacacacacacatagacccacacacatacccacacacatacatacacacacacacatacacacacacatacacagacatacatacacatacacacacataaacacatacatacatacatacacacatacatacacatacacacacacaaatatacacacacacacatacatatacacacacacgcacacatacaaacacacgtacacacgcaaacacacacaaacacacacacacacacacacatacacacgcacctacacatacatatacacacacacatacatacacacacaaacacacacacatacacagacacacacatatatacacacatacgcacaaatacacatacacacacacacatacatacatacatacatacacacacatacacacatatacaaacaaacatacacatacatacatacacatacacatacatacacacatacacatacatacacacatacacacacatacacacacacacacacatacacacacacacacacatacacacacacacatacacacacatacacacacacaaaaacacatacatgcatacacacacatacacatacacacacacatacacacacacacacacgcacacaaacacgcacacacatacacacacatacatacacatacacacatacacatacacatacacacacatacacgcacatacacatacacacatacacacatacacacacacacacacacacacatacacacacacacacatacacacacatacacatacacacacacatacacacacacacacatacacatacacacacacacatacatacacacacacacacacacatacacacacacatacacacacacacacatacacacatacacacacacatacacacacacacatacacacacacacacacacacacacacacacacatacacacacatacacacacacacacacacacacacacacatacacacacatacacacacacacatacacatacatacacacacacacacatacacatacacacacacatacacacacacatacacacacacacacacacacacacacacacacacacacacacacacacacacacacacatacacacacacacacacacacacacacatacacacacacacacacacacacatacacacatacacacatacacacacacacacacatacacacacacacacacatacacacacacacatacacacacacacacacacacacacacacatacacacacacacacacacacacacacatacacacacatacacacacatacacacacatacacacatacacacacacatacacatacacacacacacacacacacaccacacacacacacacatacacacacaacatacatacacacacatacacacacacacacagacacacacacacacacaccacacacacacacacacatacatacacacacacaacacacacacacatacacacacacacacacacacacatacacacatacacacacacacacacatacacacacacacacacaacatacatacacacacacaaacacacacatacacatacacacacatacacatacacacacatacacacacacacaacacacacatacacacacacacacacacacacatacacacacacacatacacacacacacagacacacatacatcagcaaacacacatacacacacacacacacacacacacatacacacacatacacacacacacacatacacatacacatacacacacatacacatacacacacacacacacacacacacacacacacacacacacacacacacacatacacacacacacatacacacacacatacacacacatacacacatacacacacacacacatacacacacacacacatacacacacacacacacacacacatacacacacacacacacacacatacacacacatacacacacacacacacacacatacacacacacacatacacacacacacacacacacatacacacacatacacacacacacacacacacatacacatacatacacacacatacacatacacacacatacatacacatacatacacacatacacacacatacacacacacacacacacatacacatacacacacacacatacacacatacacatacacacacacacacatacacacacacatacacacacacacacacacacacacacacacacacatacacacacatacacacacatacacacacacacatacacacacacatacacacacacacacacacacacacacacacacacacacacacacacatacacacacacatacacacacacacatacacacacacacacacacacatacacacacatacacacataccacatacacatacacatacatgacacatacacacacacacacatacaatacacacacacaccacacacacacacacatacacacacacatacacacacacacatacacacacatacacacacacacacacacacacacacatacacacacacacacatacacacatacacacacacattacacacacatacaacacacacacacacatacacacacatacacgcacacacatacatacatacacacacatacacacacacacatacacatacaccacacacacacatacacacacacacacacacacacatacacacatacatacacacacacatacacacacacaatacatacacacacacatacacacacacacacacacatacacacatacaacacacacacacacacacacacacacacaacacacacacatacacaaacactacacacatacagacacacatacacatacacacatagacacacacacatacacacacagacccacacacacacacacacacagacatacacatacacacacacacatacacacacatatatacaaacacatacacacacagacatacatacacatacacacacatacacacacacatacacacacatacacacatacaacatatgtacacacatacacatacacaaacacacatatgcacaaacatacatacagacacacacatacacacacatatacacacacatacatacacacatatacacatacacacacacacatacacgcacacacatacacatacatacatacacacacacatacatacacacacacaaagacacacatacacacacaaagacacacatacacacacacacacacacatacacatacacacacacacatacacacacacacacatacacatacacaaacacacatacgtacaaacatacatacacacacaaacagatacacacacacatacacacacagacacgcacacacacagacccacacacatacacacacacatacacacacacacacatacacacacccttacacatacaacatacacacacacatacacacacataaacacacacacatacacacatacacacatacacatacacccacaaacacacacatacacacatacacacacacatacacatacacacacatacatacacacacacacacagaaacacacacacatacacacacacatacacatacacacatatacacacacatacacacacatacacacagacccacacacagacacacacatacagacacatacacacacacacatacacacacatacatacaaacacatacacacacatacacagacatacatacacatacacacacatacacacacacatacacacacacacatacacatacacatacacacacaacatacacacacacatacacacacatacacacacacgcacacacacatacacacacacaaagacacacatacacatacacacacacaaacacacacatacgcatacatacacacatacatacacatacacacacatacacatacacacatgcacatacacacagatacacagacacacacacatacacacacatacatacacatacacatacacacacacacatacacatacacacacatactggcTCCTCTAAtacttgtgccaaaaccaggtgtagacttcacaacttacttaaaacgcagtcgactttcaaaagtcaacagaacaaaattgaatatcaaattctgacagacatgaactgtgattcaaaaaatgtagtatatctaatcacctgtaatttatgtaaaaaaaacagtacgtaggacaaacgcaaaaccaactgagaattagagcagtttgtcacaagtatgatattcggcatgaagttgacacccctgtcgccaatcacttcaatctacctgaccattcgttagatgaaaattttgaagTAATTCTAATTaaacaacccctgatacttggttcaaaagacgaaacagacctcttgagacttgaacgagaggcctcctggattcgtacattacagacaaaacagccgtTTGGAATCAACGatgaatctggtaaagctgtaaaaagagataaaataatttgtccaattatttacagtcgacgtagcattgatattggtaaacttatgaaggaggagtttttaaatctgcaaactgttatgaaaaaccctattacagcacgtccggttattgcatatagaaaaaatccaagtctcaaggatatcttagtctccacccgactacacgccgcttaagcctctaagccagtccatttttcagtgggtggtttgttgttatccctttcctaacaattttttagaaacaaatacatcgtatccggctgtaaacaaaacatagtactagccaaataaatttaaaacaagaccgaaaaactgttatattttgtatatcacaacggtcaatttaaaatcaatttcgaatccctggggcaaaattagaaaataacaattttttagtttttaaaaaattcctgagccagtgcgttcattcattcttaaatacacacatacatacacacacacacacacacgcaaacacacacaaacatacagacacacacacatacacacacatacacatacacatacacacatacacatacacacacacatacgcacacatacacataaacacacatacacatacatacagacacatacacacacatacacatacacatacacacatacacatacacacacacatacacacacacacatacacacacacacatatacacacacatacacacacacatacatacacatacacgtacacacacacacatacacatacacatacacatacacatacacacacacacaaacacacacacatacacatacacaaacacacacatacacatacacatacacacacacacacatacacatacacacatacatacacatacacacgtacacacatacacacacacatacacatacacacatacaacacacacacacacacacacacacatacacatacacatacacacacatacaacatacacacacacatacacacccataaTAAGTTGTAATGTTATTAATTTGATCAAACTAAATAGGAAATGGTTTTTTAACTTCACACACAGGGAGACACACGCACcaacgcacacgcacacacgtacacaaaAGACGCACAtacgcgcacgcacacgcacactcactcacacagaCATTGTCAACAGTATAAATGAATTCGACTTGTCCTATACTtgtctctccgtctgtctgtctgtctgtctgtctctctctctctctctctctctctctctctctctctctctctctctctctctctctctctctctctctctctctctctctctctctccaggggcgtgcgcaggaaattttgcaggggggggtgggttggggggatatgaaaaaaaattcgccttgagcagggggggtttcgaccccaacccccccccccgcgcatgcgcctgctctctctctctctctctctctctctctctctctctctctctctctctctctctctctctctctctctctctctctctctctctctctctctatctatctatctatcaatctcTATATCTCTCCTTCCATCCCGCTCTGTCTCtttcttaaaattaaacaaaaaaacaataattgatCCGTCACATGGGAAACCAACAACttagcaaaaaaaataaaaagtttttttctttttcttatttattggtAAATAACagttaataactttaaaaaacctaATATAACTTGTAAAAATACTGCATTTTTTTAAAGCGATATAttcagttttttgttgttgtttaataataaatctacaaatCCCATACATGAATGTAATACTAATTAATGACAGATAAGAAATTTAGCGAACTACGTTTCGCacccctttttttaaattcatattacatacatattgcACCCCACTTGGTTTTGAACTCTAGTTTTTGTTGATGTGACTTTGCTGCTGTTGACCATGCACTGGATCCGTACTCAAGGTGGGTAGTTGTGTGACCAGGTcattgatgaagatgatgaagagAGTAGGTGACAGTACTCCGTGGCATATGAGTACTTTCTGGCTGTGTTGGCCATCTACCATTACTCTCGCCCTTCGGTTGTGAAGATAAGACTTGGTTCacctggggttttttgtagCTTTGCTAGCAGGCAATCTTTCCAGACCTTGTCAAAGGCCTTTTGCAGATCAATGAAGGAGGCAAGAACAATCTTCTGTGCTTGGAAAGCATCTTCGATTACTTGTGACAGGTAGGTGGCCTGGTCTTGTACTGCGGAATTGTTTAAATCCTGCCTGTTCTTGAGTGATGATGTTCTCAGTGTCAAGGAACTGTTGAAGCCGATGGTTGATGAGGCACTCTAGGGTCTTGCAGACACAGCTAGTTAGGCTGATGGGTCTGTAGCTGCTTGCCTTCTGTttgtttttacctttttttaGTATCACCGCCTCTTTCCATATTTGTGGCACCTTGCCTTCAGACCTGCTTAGGTTGAAAATTTCCAACAGCTTGGATCGTGCAGTATTGCCTAGGTGTTTCAGCATTTCATTAGTAATACCATCCAGTCCTGGAGATTTCTTATTTTTTAGATGTTTGAGGACATTTTCAAGTTCTGGTAGAGATATACTATTCGTCATGGAATATTGCGGTGTAGCTCTACTTGccgtttctttttgtttccttCGTGCTTCTTTCATCCGAGTTGTTGTGATGGTAATGCCACTTTCCTTGGCATAGGTCTTTGCTAAACGGTCAGCAGATTTCTTACCCTTGAATATATTTCCATCCTCCATTAGAGTGATCTTCTGCCCATGGGGTTCTTCCTCATTTAGTTGTTTTGTAAGTTTCCATAATTTGGTGCTGTCCTTTTCAAGGTTGAGTGCAGCAGTTTTGTCTCTCCAGCTTTTTCTTTTGGATTCAATCTTGGTTCTGGGGTACATGGCTTTAGCATGCTGGAGGTTtaggttgttgttttggttcgGACTCTGCTTCTTCCCTTACCCGGGTCAGTTCATCATGTGCCATTTGAAGTTTGTTATTCCAGTAAGGAGCATATACTTTCCTGACTCCTCTTGGGATATTTTCTTTGGCGGCTTTAATGACTTGGAGGTTGATTTCCTTCACTACAGTGTCTATGTTCCTTCCCTtcacttcatttttttttgtcaaCTCATTTATGCGAAGCTTGAAAAGTTCCCATTTGGCTTTCTTGTAGTTCCACCTTGGGGGCTGTAAAGCTGTATGGATTTTGCTATCACTTAAGGTTAGGAGGACTGGTCGATGGTCGCGTCCCCCTAATTGTGGTCCTACTTCTCGACTAATGACTCTGAATGCAAGGTCAGGGGAGGTTGTGGAATGCCAACGCCTGGAATAGAATGTTGGTTGATCAAGTGGGTCATTGATGAGATTAAGGTTCTTATCATCCTGCCAGCTTTCTATCTCCTCCCCTCTTTTGTCAATGTTGTTGTAACCCCAGCTCTGGGATTGGTTGTTGAAGTTTCCAACAAGTAAGAAGTTACAATGTGAAGCTCagacgtttttgttttgatctTGACCCCATTGAATTCAGCTTCCTCCATATATCTATTGGTTTCAATGGCACTGATGTTGTTCCTAACCAGAGTGACTACCCCACCCTTGGTTCTTCCCCTGCGATCACTTCTGAAGGTCTGGTAACCTCTGACCTTAAAGCTCATCGATTCTTTCAGATGGGATTCTTGGATGCAAAAGATGTTGATCTGGTTTTCATGAATAACGTGCTGAAGCTCTGTCTTCTTGTTTGAAACTCCCTCAGCATTCCAGTGCATTATGTTGATAGaggtgttttcttttgttactTTTGTCTTGCCAGTAGCTTTACTTCCTCTTCTCCTGGCTCTGCGAGACGGTCTAGAAGGACTTCCAGTAGCTGAGGATGGGCCCCCTCGAGTTAAGGAGCCTGGCGCTGCACCTGCCTGGTGAGTCATCACAGGGCGAGTACCGATCACATCATTACTGTCCAgaaatgtagtcataatagctgttgatgcatagcattgtggtctattagagtgcgccgtgcggcccaatacctcagcactcgaggtttctattagggttacctcacccttagtccatatcagtctagCCTTTACCCATTgtccagtccagcttgggtgtccCTAACAGAAGCCAAATCTCctgggtcactgagacatacaagcCCCCTCACCACGTTAAGGAATGGACTATGAAGGGGAGGTTCAGTGTCATTCT
The sequence above is drawn from the Gigantopelta aegis isolate Gae_Host chromosome 6, Gae_host_genome, whole genome shotgun sequence genome and encodes:
- the LOC121373885 gene encoding uncharacterized protein LOC121373885, which gives rise to MNIGRLANGNSDHQNATNENAMYHTPPIVGLSPRLSGHNLTYRLRADLNDSKGLVPPEADIVTEYSLEEREFYQSYDPNVGLHTAAVLGGILVLLILFLLYKTKCKKAVKALVKHIRKKHRQRKLLLEQEASMGKSVPSVVEPMCNSTDACSVGCGECECESVACDEQPIVCQTNDCCPGNSHSCVPATDAVMMDTSPRGSNMEVTSTEIPTFNISGPSPSSSPVEDSSFQTLPVLETDIATATALWVQDMPLSSQSVNDVSGVILQVQSNMTKMHTTGSCPLQTMLSQPSLTPIPLAQTWNKSLPILSKSITMSCEHMQLETGCDIQSKEQARSRNPHNLTIAIPDATDLSSTAKLRVHSPVPFPVTPTVTIQNFTSKGNSQHSSLQRDSNDSLTSNSSEDLLLVPSSSTLSWKCKNPRPAGWTGVSDSCELFSDRSKTSVKSRSDRSKTSLKSSPLNTETKF